Proteins found in one Planococcus citri chromosome 2, ihPlaCitr1.1, whole genome shotgun sequence genomic segment:
- the LOC135837754 gene encoding uncharacterized protein LOC135837754, whose protein sequence is MRHGFSDQALEDTLALLNIILPYPIFCSSVETFLKKFDKKTATKVQKCYYCCESLLGEADLNGNVVCEDCSTQHSIRVLEKNKQFFLYIPVREQMQNLVDSKTFQDLLASQKVQQNDICKSTYYKSLDLDANDLTLQINTDGVSPFNSSNVSFWPLFATINEIPHVYQRRYMLLCGIWLNKTKPPMNLFLHKFVRELIDLGSDGIMSKCGTFSRIYVILVTCDSVARPCVQNINQFNGKFGCSFCMLEGEVITVGKGHARIYRETNIEHLRRNEEQHIEDAKKVLLDQESVNGVKGFSVLSLLPKFDITVCFSVEYMHCVLLGVVRTFIEFWLDGKNSQEPFYLGTTEKMKAMDKHLLQIKPPYEITRPPRSLKFIKKWKATELKNFLLYYSYPMLQNVLPSKFVSHWGLLIFAVNIYLQPSSDLHQLAEAKKCIFSFVEKIEKLYADESLYKFNTHLLLHLPENVQQFGMLWGTSAFPFEDANGFLSRLYHNSNSVDSQLSRRYLRFRVIQEEWENLFSNNTDDRYSSESWIKLLDRFSCRKFTCKRRMPISRNDEWAVLASKSFKKMKMSSIIRNAIEQKIFNELNDDMANFHYFCSLLSNTRRCIIIHSFQMKSLEKRNNSVVELSNGEIVLIQNILTGFHDNMVFLEVESFEILNKPTIGYGNSIYALAELSGCRWITTPNMVSRKIMLVNSFKSTYQFYLCYLVNDIECD, encoded by the coding sequence ATGAGACATGGATTTTCAGATCAAGCTCTTGAAGATACATTGGCATTGCTCAACATTATTCTACCATATCCCATTTTTTGTAGCTCTGTcgaaacatttctcaaaaaatttgacaaaaaaacagctACAAAAGTTCAGAAGTGTTATTATTGCTGCGAATCATTACTCGGGGAAGCTGATTTAAATGGCAATGTCGTATGTGAAGATTGTTCAACACAACATAGTATCAgagttttggagaaaaataagcaatttttcttGTATATTCCTGTTCGGGAGCAAATGCAAAATTTGGTGGATTCAAAAACATTCCAAGATCTGTTGGCCTCTCAGAAAGTACAGCAAAATGATATATGTAAAAGTACTTATTACAAAAGTCTCGATCTGGATGCAAATGACCTAACATTACAAATCAACACAGACGGCGTCAGTCCATTTAATAGCTCCAACGTATCTTTTTGGCCACTTTTTGCCACCATAAATGAAATACCACATGTGTACCAACGCCGATATATGTTATTATGTGGAATTTGGTTAAATAAAACGAAACCACCTATGAATTTATTCTTACATAAGTTTGTAAGAGAATTGATTGATTTGGGATCCGATGGTATCATGAGTAAATGTGgaactttttcaagaatttacgTCATCCTAGTAACCTGTGATTCTGTTGCTCGTCCATGTGTACAGAATATTAACCAATTTAATGGTAAATTTGGCTGTAGTTTTTGCATGTTAGAGGGTGAAGTAATTACTGTAGGAAAAGGGCACGCTCGGATATACCGTGAAACCAATATTGAACATCTTCGGAGAAATGAGGAGCAGCACATAGAAGATGCAAAAAAGGTGTTACTTGATCAAGAATCTGTAAATGGTGTAAAAGGCTTCTCTGTACTCAGCCTACTACCCAAGTTTGACATAACTGTATGCTTCAGTGTAGAATACATGCATTGTGTTCTATTAGGTGTTGTGCGAACTTTTATTGAATTCTGGTTGGATGGGAAAAATAGTCAAGAGCCGTTCTATTTAGGTACTACAGAAAAGATGAAAGCAATGGATAAACATTTATTGCAAATTAAACCTCCGTACGAAATTACGAGACCTCCGCGTTCCTTGAAGTTTATAAAGAAATGGAAAGCAACAGAGCTCAAGAATTTTCTACTTTATTACAGCTATCCCATGTTACAAAACGTTCTACCCAGCAAGTTTGTATCACATTGGGGATTACTGATTTTTGCTGTGAATATTTATTTGCAACCATCATCCGATCTTCATCAACTTGCAGAAgcaaaaaagtgcatattttcgtttgttgaaaaaattgaaaagttgtatgCAGACGAATCCTTGTATAAGTTCAATACTCATTTGCTATTGCATTTGCCAGAAAACGTTCAGCAATTTGGAATGCTGTGGGGGACTTCGGCATTCCCATTTGAAGATGCAAATGGATTTTTATCTAGGTTGTACCACAACTCCAACTCAGTTGACAGTCAACTTTCGCGACGATATCTCAGGTTCAGAGTAATCCAGGAAGAATGGgaaaatctattttcaaataaCACGGACGATCGTTATTCTTCAGAAAGCTGGATAAAATTATTAGATCGATTCTCCTGTCGAAAATTTACATGTAAAAGAAGAATGCCCATATCTAGGAATGATGAATGGGCTGTACTTGcatcaaaatcattcaaaaaaatgaagatgtcGTCAATAATTAGAAATGCAATTGAACAGAAGATATTTAATGAACTTAATGATGATATGGctaattttcattacttttgcTCTTTGTTGTCCAATACTCGTAGGTGTATCATCATACACTCATTTCAGATGAAAAGTTTAGAGAAACGAAATAATAGTGTTGTAGAGCTTTCCAATGGAGAAATtgttttgattcaaaatattctAACTGGTTTTCATGATAATATGGTATTTCTTGAAgtggaaagttttgaaattcttaaCAAGCCCACTATAGGGTATGGTAATTCAATTTATGCTTTAGCTGAGTTGTCAGGATGCAGATGGATTACAACTCCAAACATGGTTTCCAGAAAAATTATGTTAGTGAATTCGTTTAAATCGACATATCAGTTTTACTTATGCTATTTAGTCAATGATATTGAATGTGATTAG